A genome region from Gossypium hirsutum isolate 1008001.06 chromosome A04, Gossypium_hirsutum_v2.1, whole genome shotgun sequence includes the following:
- the LOC107938752 gene encoding ATP phosphoribosyltransferase 2, chloroplastic produces MSQFSSAFTAASSVSLPPPSFYVSVSKRSFIYCCSSSQSRTTVVNGKFDGKIVDRDEIRFGLPSKGRMAGDTLDLLKDCQLSVKQVNPRQYVAQIPQLSNVEVWFQRPKDIVRKLLSGDLDLGIVGLDTVSEYGRGDEDLIFVHDALKYGDCRLSLAIPKYGIFENINSLKELAQMPRWTIDRPLRVATGFTYLGPKFMQENGLKHVIFSTADGALEAAPAMGIADAILDLVSSGTTLRENNLKEIEGGVVLESQAVLVASRKALIQRKGALDITHEILERFEAHLRAADQFMVTANMRGSSAEEVAERVLSQPSLSGLQGPTVSPVLCKRDGKVAADYYAIVVCVPKKALYKSVQQLRAIGGSGVLISPLTYIFDEETPRWRELLSKLGL; encoded by the exons ATGTCTCAATTCTCCTCCGCATTCACGGCCGCCTCCTCGGTCTCACTTCCTCCTCCGTCGTTCTACGTATCGGTTTCTAAACGCAGCTTCATCTATTGTTGTTCGTCGTCGCAGTCTAGAACGACCGTTGTTAATGGGAAATTCGATGGTAAAATCGTTGATAGAGATGAGATTCGTTTCGGCTTGCCTAGCAAAGGTCGCATGGCTGGTGACACTCTCGATCTACTCAAG GATTGTCAATTGTCGGTTAAGCAGGTCAATCCTAGACAGTATGTTGCACAAATACCTCAG CTTTCCAATGTAGAAGTCTGGTTTCAGCGGCCCAAAGACATTGTACGGAAATTGTTATCTGGAGATTTAGATCTTGGTATTGTGGGGCTTGATACTGTCAGTGAATATGGGCGG GGGGATGAAGATCTTATCTTTGTTCATGATGCCCTCAAGTATGGAGATTGCCGTTTGTCCCTTGCA ATTCCTAAGTATGGGATCTTTGAGAATATCAATTCACTGAAGGAGCTAGCTCAGATGCCTCGGTGGACTATTGATAGACCTCTAAGAGTTGCAACTGGCTTCACTTAT CTTGGTCCTAAATTTATGCAAGAAAATGGATTGAAGCATGTGATATTTTCAACTGCTGATGGAGCCTTAGAGGCAGCTCCTGCG ATGGGAATAGCTGATGCAATCCTGGACCTTGTGAGTAGCGGGACAACTCTGAGGGAAAACAACTTGAAAGagattgaaggtggagttgtattGGAAAGCCAG GCTGTTCTAGTTGCAAGCAGAAAAGCATTAATCCAGCGGAAGGGAGCTCTAGACATAACACACGAGATACTGGAAAGATTTGAGGCTCATTTGAGGGCAGCTGATCAGTTCATG GTAACTGCAAATATGAGGGGCAGTAGCGCAGAGGAAGTCGCTGAGCGAGTACTGAGCCAGCCATCATTATCTGGGTTGCAG GGGCCCACAGTATCTCCAGTTCTTTGCAAGCGTGATGGAAAAGTAGCTGCTGACTACTATGCGATAGTCGTATGTGTACCCAAAAAAGCTCTATACAAGTCTGTGCAACAGTTGAGAGCG ATTGGAGGCAGTGGAGTGCTAATTTCACCATTGACCTACATTTTTGACGAAGAGACCCCAAGATGGAGGGAACTGCTCTCGAAGCTTGGTCTTTAG